In Nocardioides daphniae, the DNA window GCCGCGCTCCGGGTCGCTGCCGTCCTCACCGACGACGGGGCCCCGCTGGCCACCCCGGCCTGGACGCCCACGTGGAGCTCCACCGGGGCCAACTACCAGCAGGCGATCCGCCAGGTCGGCGACAAGGTCTTCTCCGGCGGCTCCGAGCACGCGCTCTTCCAGTACGACACGAGCACCTTCTCGCGCCTCTCGGGCAACATCACCAAGCAGGGGGGCGACTTCCAGTCCGCCGACTCCGACGGCGAGCTGCTGCTGGCCGGCTGCCACTGCGGCCAGTGGACCTACTCCAACGCCTACACCTGGTCGAGCATCGGCACCGGGTGGACCGAGGCCGACGCGATCCGGTGGGTCGGCGCGTGGGACGCCTCCACGGGGGCGTACGTCCCGAGCTTCAACCCCAGCTTCACCCTGCGCCTCGACTCGGGCATCTGGGCGGTCAAGACCGACACGGCCGGCAACTTCTGGGTGGGCGGCGACATCGTCAACGTGCGCACGGCCAACGGGCGTGCCTTCTCGGGCGGCTTCGCCCGGTTCCGTCGCTCCGACTCCACCGCCCCTGACGCGCCCAGCGGCCTCACGGTGGCCGACGGGACGGCGGACACGGCCACCCTGACGTGGAACCCCGTCACCGACCCCGCCGGCGGCGTCCGCTACGAGCTCCTGCGCGACGACCGCACCGTCGCCTTCACCACCGAGGCCGGCACCCAGCTGACGGTGCCTCGCGTGGTCGGGGGTCGTTACTTCGTCCGGGCGGTCGACCGCAAGGGCAACGTGAGCGCCTCGTCCCCGGTCCTGGTGATGCCGGCCGAGGTGCCCAACCAGGCACCCGTCGCCGCCTTCGCCAGCACGACCAAGGACCTGACGGTCGACCTCGACGCCTCCACGTCCACCGACGACCGTGGGGTCACCTCGTACGCCTGGACGTTCGGCGACGGCGAGAGCGGCACCGGCGCGACGACGAGCCACACGTACGCCGCGGGCGGCAGCCACGAGGTCACGCTGACGGTCACGGACGCCCAGGGGCTGACGTCGTCGGTGAGCCGGACCGTCGAGGTCAAGGCTCCCGACCCGCAGGTGATCGCGCTCGGCTCCGCCTGGCACTGGTACTACCAGGCGGCCGCGCCCGCGGCGACGTGGCGCAACCACGACTTCGACGACGCCGCGTGGAGCTCGGGCAACGGGACGTTCGGCTGGGGAGCGCCCACGGTGGCCACTCGGATCGACGCCGCCTTCGCGTCCGAGACCGACCGGCCGGTCACGGCGTACTTCCGCAAGTCCTTCCAGGTCGACGACCCCTCGCGCGTCGTCAGCCTGCGGCTGGACACGGTGGCCGACGACGGCGCCGTGGTCCACGTCAACGGGGTCGAGGTGGCCCGGCAGAACATGGGGACCGGCGTGGTGGGACATACCACGTACGCCCAGACGGCGCGCCGCTACACGGCTGCGGCAGCCGATCCGCTCGTGGTCGAGGTGCCTCTTGGCCTCCTCCGTGCGGGCACCAACGTCGTGGCGGTGGAGACGCACGTCAACTACCGCAGGACGCCAGACCTGACCTTCGACCTGAAGGCCACCCTGGTCGCCCGCTGATGGAATCCATGGGTCGAGGAGAAGAGGTACCGAAGATGAGTCGACGACTGACGCGCATGGCCATGGCCGCTGCGCTGGCGGTCCTGGTGGCCGTACCGGGGGCAGGAATCGTCGCTCCGACGCAGGCGGTCGTGGCGACGGCAGGAGACCCGGCTCCGGCCGCGGTCATCGGCAGTGCCCCCGAGCACGCCGCCGCCTCCTGCTTCGAGATCAAGGAGCTGCGTCCTGCGGCCCCCGACGGGGTGTACTGGCTGTACACGCCCCGGCTGACCCAGCCGATGCAGTTCTACTGCGACCAGACCACCGACGGCGGTGGCTGGGTGCTGGTCGGCAAGGGCCGCGAGATGTGGAGCCTCAACTACAGCGGGCAGAACGGTCTCGCCGCCGACGGCAACACCTCCACCGCGATCCGCAGCCCCGAGCCGGGCGCCACGCTCAACAGCGCGACCCAGCTCGACGTCCGCACCGTCGACGGCCTGCTCAACGGCGCCGACGTCAGCACGCTCTCGATCGGCAACACCGGCGACGGGGTCAGGATCCGACGGGCCCTGAACGCCAACGGCCTCGCGTGGCAGGAGGTCCGGACCAGGTACCGCAGCATGAAGGGATGGTCCTGGAGCATCTTGGGCGCCGAGCACCCGCTCAACGGCTCGACCATCGGTGGGCTCACCTTCACCAACGGCAACAACGCCAGCTACGGCATCTCGACCCTGGTCAACCGTGTCATCACAGGCGGTGGCCAGGCGCGCGGATGGCGCTACGGCTTCCGCTACGGGAGCCTGATCACCGGCCAGAACAACAACACCAGCTACCTGTGGGCCCCCACCAACGGTGGCGGCGAGGCCGCGCCCTACGCCCAGGTCTACCTGCGCCCGCGCGTCACCTCCTCTGCCTTCGAGGCGGTCCCCAACGGCGGCACGCCGGTGCGCGAGATCCCCAAGGGCCTGCGCGACACCGCCGACGTGATGCCCTGGGGCGTCAACGGGACCCGCGGCAGCACCTCCTCGGAGTACAACAAGGAGGTCCAGGCGTTCGCGGAGTCGGGCAACGTGATGTTCGTGGGTGGCAACTTCCGCTACGTCCAGCGCGACAGCGGTGGCACCGGTCGGGTCGAGCAGTCCTACCTGGCCGCGTTCAACCGCACGACGGGTGAGTGGATCAGCAGCTTCCGCCCGCAGCTCAACGAACAGGTCCACTCCCTGACGGTGCTGCCCGACGGCACCCTGGTCGCGGGTGGTCTCTTCAGCCAGGCCAACGGCCAGCCGGCCACCGCCCTGGTCGCCCTCGACCCGGTCACCGGGGCCACGAGGAGCGGCTGGAACGTCCGCGTCGAGAACAGGGTGACCGGTGGGGGCCTGCGCATCCTCACCACCGAGTACCGCGACGGGTTCCTCTACTTCGGCGGCGCCCTGACCCACGTGGCCGGCGGCACCGCGCCGAGCACCTTCCGCTACGCGAAGAACCTGGCCCGGGTCGCGGTCCCGAGCTGGACCCCGAGCATCGCGTGGAACCCGGACCTCAACGGCACGGTCTTCGACGTCTCACCGTCGTCCTCGACGGCCAAGCTGTACGCCTCCGGCTTCTTCACCACGGCGGGCGCGCTGACGGCGACCAGCGCGGCGGTGGTCTCGACCGCCGACGCCAGCCTGGTCTCGGCCTCGTGGAGCCCGACCTGGTCGTCCACGAAGAGCTACCAGATGACGATCATCGAGGGCGACGACAACCGCTTCTACTCCGGCGGCTCCGAGCACCTGGTCTTCGGCTTCGACCGTGACACCTACGAGCGCAAGAGCGGCACGATCACCAAGAACTTCGGTGGTGACACCCAGTCGTCGGCGGCCTCGGACGACGGGCTGCTCTTCTTCGGCAGCCACTCCAACGAGTTCGTCTTCAACGACGCCTACCGGTGGCCCTCGATCGGCACGAGCTGGAGCGACGCGCACAACATCAAGTGGCTCGCCGTCTACGACTCGGCGACGGGTCGCAACCTGCCGGCCTTCAGCCCGACGCTCAACATGCGCGCCGGCAGCGGCATCTGGGACATCGCCGTCGACTCCGACGGCAAGGTCTGGGCCGGTGGCGACGTGGCCAGCGTGGGCACGCCCAACGGAACGCGCTGGTCGGGCGGCTTCGCCCGCTTCCCGCGCAACGACGCGACGGCCCCGGGCACCCCGGGCAACCTGCGCCGCGTCTCCTCGACCGCGACCACGGCGACGCTCGCCTGGAACGCCTCGTCCGGCACGCCGGCCCGCTACCAGGTGCTGCGCGACGACCGGGTGATCGGCTACACCACGGGCACGCAGATCACGGTCCCGCTGGGCAGCGCGAACCGGTTCTTCGTCCGGGCCGTCGACGCGGCAGGCAACGCCAGTGCCTCCACGCCGGTGCTCAACCTGGACGCGATCCCGGCCAACCAGCTGCCGACCGCCAGCTTCACGGCGACCGTCTCCAGCCAGACCGTCCAGCTCGACGCGGCCGCCTCGTCGGACCCCGACGGCGCGATCACCTCGTACGCCTGGACCTTCGGTGACGGCTCGACGGGCACCGGGGTCTCCCCGTCGCACACCTACGCCGCCGGCGGCACCTACACGGTGCGGCTGACGGTCACCGACGACGCCGGAGCCACCGCCGTCGCGGAGCGCAGCGTCACCGTCGAGGAGCCGACCACGTCCACCACCCGGGTGGTCCCGTTCGGGTCGGAGTGGAAGTGGCGCTACGAGAGCACCGCCCCGGCGGCCGACTGGAAGAGCAACCCCGCCACCTCGGCAGGGTGGACCTCGGGGGCCGGCACGTTGGGCTGGGGCACCAGTCCGCTCGGGACGAAGATCGACGACGCCTTCGCGACGACGTCCGCCCGTCCGCTGACGGCCTACTTCACCAGGACGATCGAGATCTCCGACGTCACCAAGGTCGTCGACCTGAAGATCGACACGTGGGCCGACGACGGTGCGGTCTTCTACGTCAACGGTGTCGAGGTGGCCCGGCAGAACATGCCGGCCGGCACCATCACGCACGGTTCCTACGCGGTCTCGGCCCGCCAGACCACGGTGGCCCAGGCCAGCCCGGTCCGGGTCACGATCCCGGCCAGCGCCCTGCGCAACGGCACGAACCTGATCGCGGCGGAGAGCCACGTCAACTACCGTGCGACGCCCAACATGTCGTTCGACCTCGCCGCTGACCTCACGGTCAACAACTGAGGTCCGGACGGCCGAGGAGAGACGAAGAGCAGGAGGCTGGGGATGAGGGAGCTGAGCGGGGTCCGTCGGGTGGCGGCGGAGTCCGTCTTCGCCCTCCGGCGGGCCTGGTACAGGACCCGCTACCCCAGCCTCACGCTCGGCAAGGACGTCCGCATCGTCGGACGCCTGCGGGTGCGGGGCGGCACGAAGGTCGTCCTGGGTGACCGTGTCCGCGTCCGCAAGCTCGTCCGGTTCAACGGGGGCGGGGTCGTCCACGTCGGCCCCGACACCCTGCTCAACGGCTGCTGGATCATGGCGTCGACGTCGGTGGAGATCGGCGCGCGGTGCCTGCTCTCCGACGGTGGCATCCTCGACACCGACTACCACAACCTCGACCCCGAGACCCGGCACGATCCGCCCACGGACCGCACCCGTGCCCCGGTCGTCCTCGAGGACAACGTCTGGCTCGGCACCGCGTCCCTGGTGCTCAAGGGCACGCGCGTCGGGTGCGACAGCGTCGTGGCGGCGGGCGCCGTCGTACGCTGACGTGCCACCCCGCGTCGTGGTCTCTGGCAACCCTGCCGCCATCGTCAAGAAGTTCCCCGCCGCCCCTCAGCAGGCAGCCCCTGATCCAGAAGCTTCAGAAGACTGAGCCAAAGGATGACGCCATGGATGATCGACAGAAGCTGGAGAACTACTTCGCTGAAGTGGACGCGAGTCAGGTCCGCCTGAAGTCCACCAAACCTTCCGACAGCAAGCTGCGGGTGGCCGCCAAGAGGCTGGTGCCCATGAGTCGCCGGAGCGCCGCCCGGATGGCGGTGACCAACGCGGTGCGCCCCTTCGAGCGGCGCAAGGCCGAGCGCATCGAGGCGACGACCCACCCGCTGCGCCTCCACCTCGGGTCCGGCGGCGAGCACAAGGACGGCTGGATCAACATCGACTGCGTCGGTGACCCGGTGGAGCTGGCCTGGAACCTGGTCCACGGCATCCCGTTCAGTGACGGCTCCGCCCAGGCGATCTTCCACGAGCACCTCTTCGAGCACATCCCGTTGCAGGCGGGCCTCGGCCTGATGGACGAGTGCTTCCGAGTGCTCGAGCCGGGCGGCATCCTGCGCGTCGGCGTCCCCGACGCGGGTGCGCTCATCCGCTCCTACGTCGGCGACGGGGAGTACGTCGACGCCCTGCACCCGGGCCGCCCGACCCGGCTGCTCGGCGTCCAGGAGCTCTTCTACTGGCACGCGCACGTGACGATGTACGACGACGAGACGCTGGCGACGGTCTTCCGTGCCGGCGGCTTCCCCGACCCGGTGAAGCGGAAGTACCAGGACACCGACCTGGAGAAGGCCCCGGACACCCCGACGCGCGCGTCGCAGACGCTCTACATGGAGGCCCGTAAGCCGCTGTCCTGACGGCAGAGGCTGCGCGCCGGGCTCAGGCTCGGGCCCGCACCTGGTCCAGCTTGAGGTGGCGCCGGTCGAGCACCAGGTAGGCGCCGAAGGCGACACCGCCCGCGGCGATGCCGACGGCCAGGGCGGGCGTGGTCTGGCCCAGGACGCTCGCCACCAGCAGCTGGGGGGCCGCCACGCAGACGGTCAACGCCGCCAGGACGCGCACGGCCGGGCGCCAGGGCAGCTTGACGTGCGTGGTCCGGCGGACCTGGACGGCGGCCAGGGCCGTGTCGAGCAGCATGCTCGCCGTCCAGGCCACCGCCGCGCCCTCGATGCCCCAGCGGGGCACCAGGACGAGGTTGGCGACGATGTTGACGGCCACGACCACCGACTTGTTGACCATCACCAGGCCGCTGCGACCGGTCATGATCAGCAGCGTCTGGATGTTGCCCGCACCGACGAGCACCAGCGCACCCACGCAGAGCAACGTCATCGCGGGGCGCGCGCCGTCGAAGTCGTCGCCGAGCCAGCCGAGCACGACGGGGGAGAAGATCGCCAGGGTCACGTAGACCGGGCCTCCCAGCAGCAGCGCCCACCCGGCGGTGGCCGAGTAGAGCTCAGAGAGCGTCGTACGGTCGCCCGACCCGACCAGGGCGCTGAAGCGGGGGCCGACGGCGATCCGCAGCGCCGTGACCACGATGAAGCCGGCGAAGACGAAGCGGGCGGCGGCGCCGTACATGCCGGCGGCCGCCGCTCCGGCCAGCGCACCGACGATCAGCACGTCGGCCCAGACCAAGGTCTGGTCGAGGCCGTTGGAGACGGTGCGCGGCACGGCGAAGGTGAGGATGCGGCGTACGACGTCGCGGGAGGGCAGCAGCCGCTCGGAGGGCGCCGAGCGGCGGCGTACGACGACCCACAGCGTCGCCAGCGAGACCAGCGCGCCGACCGCCCAGGGCAGGGTCCAGGCCGCGGTGACGGCCAGCGTGCCGGTGCCGAGCACGCCGGTGGCCAGGAGCAGCAGCCGCAGGCCGGGCACCAGGGTGCGGTCTATGACGGCGAAGGGGTAGACGGTGCCCAGGGCCCGCGTCCCGGCGACGAAGATCGTCAGCAGGACCGCTGCCACGAGGAACGGGGCCGCCAGGTCGAGGGTCGATCCGACCTCGTCGAGCGGCAGGAAGGTGGAGACGGCGTACCAGGCCAGGACCACGAGGCACGACCACGCCAGGCCGATGAGCACCATGCCCACCAGCGCCGGACGGACCAGCTCGGGTTGCTCCTGGCGGAGCCGGGGGAGCAGCCAGATCGCGGCCGTGTCGAGGCCGAGGGCGCCGATGCTGAGGGCGATCGTGAAGACCGCCACCATCTGCAGCACCACGCCGGAGCCGTCGGCGCCCAGCAGTCGACCGAGGAGGATGACGAAGGCGAATCCCAGCAGGGCGCTCAGCGCCGAGCCGACGAGCACGACGGCGGCACCCCGCGCGGCTCGACCGAGCTCCTGGCTCGGCCTCTCCTCCGTGGTGCTGATGGCGGCGCCCCTCCCCCTGACGGACCCGATGGATGAGTCACCCCCCACCGGGCCGCGACCGTGCCTATAGTACAAGCGCACTGACCCGCCCGCTTTGACTTGAGGTGCCCGTGAGCACAGTGGTGTCCCAGCCGTCAGGGGCCGACGCTGCCGTGCCGACCCGGCCCCTTCCGGCGTGGCCGCTGCTCTGGCTCTTCGGGCCGTTCCTGCTGTGGTGGGCGCTCGGGCTCTCCGACTCGATGTGGATCCCCGCGGCCGGGGTGATGGCCTACCAGCTCGTCTCCCGGGGGCACGTCCAGGCGCCGCGAGGCTTCGGCGTGTGGCTCCTGCTCATGGTGTGGATCACCTTCGCCACGCTCCGCGTCGCCTCCGGCGGCGACCTCATCGGGGGGCTCTACCGTCTGGCGCTCTACTACTCGCTCACGGTGATCTTCCTGTACGTCTACAACGCGCGTACGACGCTCACCGTGCGGAGGGTGACGGGCATCCTCACGCTCTGGTTCATCACGCTCGTCATCGGCGGCTACCTCGGGATCTTCTTCCCGGCGGCCGAGTTCACCACCCCGATGAGCAAGGTCATCCCGGGCGGGCTGCTGCAGAACCCGATGATCCACGACATGGTCGTCCGGCCGCTGTCGCAGTTCGACGACGGCTACAACCAGTTCGAGCCGCGCCCCAACGTGCCGTTCCTGTACACGAACAACTGGGGCAACGTGTACTCGATGCTGCTGCCGCTCGTGGCGGTCTACATGCTCGAGGTGCGCGGCACCAGGCGCTACTGGTACGTGCTGGCGCTCTTCCCGATCTCGGCCGTCCCCGCCCTGCTGACGCTGAACCGGGGGATGTTCCTGGGGATCGGCCTGACCATCGTCTACGTCGCGGTACGGCTGGCGCTCCAGCGGCACTACAAGGCGATCGTCGGGGTGCTGGGCCTGGGCCTGGTCGGCCTGGTCCTCTACAACGTGCTGCCGGTCGCGGAGCGGATGAACAACCGCCTCCCGCCCGAGGGCAACAGCACGACCACCCGGTTGAGCCTGTACGAGCAGGCCCTGGCGCTGGTGCCCGGCTCACCGATCTTCGGCTACGGGGCGCCGCAGCCACCCGCCAACCCCTTCGAGGCGCCGGTGGGCACCCAGGGCTACATCTGGATGCTCCTGGTCTCCTTCGGTCCGATGGCGGTCGTCCTCTTCGTGGCCTTCTTCCTGGTGGCACTGTCCAAGGTCTTCCGGCGGCACGACGCCCTCGGCATGGCGTTGAGCTCGGTGCTCATGGTCGGGCTGGTCGAGCACGTCTACTACGGCCTGCTGCCGCACGGGCTGGCGGTCATGCTGCCGGTGGCGGCGCTCGCCTTCCGGGGCGAGGAGGAGATTGCGCCACCGACGGGTCAGGGAGCAGTCCAACCCATCGAACGACCGAGCGCGGCCTCCAGCGCCGCGTTGTGAGGCGCGTAGAACTCGGCGAGCTCGGCACGCACCGCGTCGTCGTCGATCGCTGACGGCGCGATGCCGTTGAAGGCCTTGGTGTCGGGCAGCCGGTGCTGGGGCAGGCCCAGGAACTCGCAGACGGTGTCGAAGGTGCCCTGCACGTCGGCGTACAGGTCCTCGCTGCGCAGGACGAGCAGCTGCTCGCGGCCGAAGGTCGACCACCAGTTCTCGAGGGAGGGCAGGTAGATGCCGCGCGAGCGGTAGGTGTACCAGTCGTGCGCCTCGCTGTAGTAGGTCCGGTCGGCCGCCATCCGCTCCAGCTCGCCCTCGAGGCGGGTCGGCTCGGCGGCCAGCGCGTCGACGAAGCTCAACGGCTCGACGCCGTTCTTCCGGCGCTCGTGGTAGTGCGACCAGGCGCGCTCGACCGGGTCGCGGAGCAGGGCGATCGCCTTCACCTCGGGTGCGATCGCGTGGACCTCACCGGCCACCCGGTGGTCCCACAGGTAGTAGGGGGAGGCCTCGCCGCTGATCGGACGGTGGCCCAGGCGGCGCTGCATCCGCTCGCGGTGGGCCTCGGTGTGGAAGTGCGACCGGTACCACTCCGGGCCGCGGTCGAGCTCCTTGAAGAAGTAGTCGGTGCTCTTCTTGCCCCGACTCTGGGGGAAGAGCCCGAGCGCGCCGGGGTGCATGAGCAGGTAGTTGAAGAGCGAGGTGGTGCCGCCCCGCTTCGTCCCGATGATCAGGAAGTCGGGCGCGGGCCGCTGCCCCACCGTGGCCCGGGCGTAGGCGCGGGTCGTGACGTTGGCGCTGTCCTTGAGCCAGCGCGGTGACCGGTCCTTGATCGCGGAGAGGGCTGCCATGCGCAGATCCTAGGAGGATTCGGAGGTGCTGTGGAGGTGCTGACGGGTGACGCGCACCATGTCGTCGAGCTGGGGGCGGAGCATCCAGCTCTCCTGCCACCCGCCGTCGCCCAGGGCGTGGGCGAGCACCCGCTCGGCCAGGGCAGCCACGTGGATGGCGGTGAGCGTGGGCCACGCGGCGCGGCTGATGCCCAGCGCGCGCAGGACCGGGGCGGCGTCGGCCTGGGCCTTGAGCACCACCGCGCCGTCCCACCGGTCGCCGTGGGTCTCCTGGCGTACGCCGATCGCCCAGTGCAGGGCGTCCATCCCGGCGGGGGCGTCGAGCTCGCTGGTCTCCCAGTCCCAGACCCAGAGCGTCCCGGTGCCGTCCCGCGCGGCGTTCCACGGGGTGAAGTCGCCGTGCCACCGGTGGGCGGCGGGGAGCTCGACCTCGCTGGCGAGGGCGTCGGTGAGCAGGGCGCGGGCGGCGCCGACGGTGGCGTCCTGCGGGTGCGCCTCGGCCAGGGCGTGGAGCCGGTTGGCCAGCGCCCGGCACATCGCCAGCTGCCGGGCCGGGGCGCGGCGGGTGAGGGGGAGGAGGTCGTGGATCTCGACTGCCGTGGGGGGACGGCGGCGCGGGCCGTCGCCGCGTACGTCGGTGGGCAGCGGGGCGGCGACGACGACCGGCCGGTCGTGGTGCTCGCCCAGTGCGCGCAGTGCAGGCACCCGAGCGACCCTGACCGAGGTCGCGAGGTCGCGCAGGGCGGCGGCCTCACGTCGTACGCCCTCGACCGACAGCGGCTCCCAGGCAAACTTCGCCAGACCCAGCGGGTGTCCGGTGCTGTCGAGCAGCTGCAGCGTCGCCTTGCGGTTGGTGTTGAGGTTGACGCGCATCGCCGCGTGCAGGTCCGGCTCCCCGAGCAGCGTACGCAGCGTGGTCACCGGCGTGCAGGCGTCCACGCCGCGCCGCGCTTGGAGCGCGACCCGCTCGGAGACCAGGGGGAGCCCGGCCCAGCTGCCGACGGTGAGCGCGGTGCGCCGGGCGTGGGCACCGGTGGTGAGCAGGGCGCGGTAGTTGCCGACGGCGGCGGCCGCGAGCCGGCGCGACCCCTCGGGGACCAGGAGCCGGGCGTGGGCGACGGAGGGCACCGCTCGGTAGGCCTCGACGGTGTGCCACTGCTCGTCGCCGGGACTCTGCTCCGGGTCGTCGCCGGTGACCAGCCGGACGTCACCGGTCGCGAGGGCCGGGCGCCACAGCTGCTCGACGACCGCGGCGAGGGGGCCGGCGGGCAGCTCGGAACCCAGGTCGTACGCAGGCATGTGTCCCCTCCCTCCAGACGCACGAGAGCCGTGCTCGGCGCTCAGGGTAGCGCCGAACACGGCTTCGTGAGGGTGGGAGCTCAGACCCCTCGCATGCTGGTCAGGACTGGGGGACCCAGGTCTTGAGGTAGTCCAGCTGCATGGCGGTCTTGTCGCCCGACCAGTCGGTGCTGGCGTCGGGCAGGCCGCCCCACGTGCCACCGACCTGGAGGTTGATGCGGAGGTTCCACCGGTCACCCACGTCGTAGTAGGCGTTGTACCAGGTGGGGTTGGCGTTGGTGAACTCAGCGGTCTTGACGCAGTCGACCCACATCACGATCTTGCCCGGGGTCTTCTCGATCGTGTAGGTGTGCCAGCCGGTCGCCTCGCCCGG includes these proteins:
- a CDS encoding PKD domain-containing protein — translated: MSRRLTRMAMAAALAVLVAVPGAGIVAPTQAVVATAGDPAPAAVIGSAPEHAAASCFEIKELRPAAPDGVYWLYTPRLTQPMQFYCDQTTDGGGWVLVGKGREMWSLNYSGQNGLAADGNTSTAIRSPEPGATLNSATQLDVRTVDGLLNGADVSTLSIGNTGDGVRIRRALNANGLAWQEVRTRYRSMKGWSWSILGAEHPLNGSTIGGLTFTNGNNASYGISTLVNRVITGGGQARGWRYGFRYGSLITGQNNNTSYLWAPTNGGGEAAPYAQVYLRPRVTSSAFEAVPNGGTPVREIPKGLRDTADVMPWGVNGTRGSTSSEYNKEVQAFAESGNVMFVGGNFRYVQRDSGGTGRVEQSYLAAFNRTTGEWISSFRPQLNEQVHSLTVLPDGTLVAGGLFSQANGQPATALVALDPVTGATRSGWNVRVENRVTGGGLRILTTEYRDGFLYFGGALTHVAGGTAPSTFRYAKNLARVAVPSWTPSIAWNPDLNGTVFDVSPSSSTAKLYASGFFTTAGALTATSAAVVSTADASLVSASWSPTWSSTKSYQMTIIEGDDNRFYSGGSEHLVFGFDRDTYERKSGTITKNFGGDTQSSAASDDGLLFFGSHSNEFVFNDAYRWPSIGTSWSDAHNIKWLAVYDSATGRNLPAFSPTLNMRAGSGIWDIAVDSDGKVWAGGDVASVGTPNGTRWSGGFARFPRNDATAPGTPGNLRRVSSTATTATLAWNASSGTPARYQVLRDDRVIGYTTGTQITVPLGSANRFFVRAVDAAGNASASTPVLNLDAIPANQLPTASFTATVSSQTVQLDAAASSDPDGAITSYAWTFGDGSTGTGVSPSHTYAAGGTYTVRLTVTDDAGATAVAERSVTVEEPTTSTTRVVPFGSEWKWRYESTAPAADWKSNPATSAGWTSGAGTLGWGTSPLGTKIDDAFATTSARPLTAYFTRTIEISDVTKVVDLKIDTWADDGAVFYVNGVEVARQNMPAGTITHGSYAVSARQTTVAQASPVRVTIPASALRNGTNLIAAESHVNYRATPNMSFDLAADLTVNN
- a CDS encoding polysaccharide biosynthesis C-terminal domain-containing protein yields the protein MRLYYRHGRGPVGGDSSIGSVRGRGAAISTTEERPSQELGRAARGAAVVLVGSALSALLGFAFVILLGRLLGADGSGVVLQMVAVFTIALSIGALGLDTAAIWLLPRLRQEQPELVRPALVGMVLIGLAWSCLVVLAWYAVSTFLPLDEVGSTLDLAAPFLVAAVLLTIFVAGTRALGTVYPFAVIDRTLVPGLRLLLLATGVLGTGTLAVTAAWTLPWAVGALVSLATLWVVVRRRSAPSERLLPSRDVVRRILTFAVPRTVSNGLDQTLVWADVLIVGALAGAAAAGMYGAAARFVFAGFIVVTALRIAVGPRFSALVGSGDRTTLSELYSATAGWALLLGGPVYVTLAIFSPVVLGWLGDDFDGARPAMTLLCVGALVLVGAGNIQTLLIMTGRSGLVMVNKSVVVAVNIVANLVLVPRWGIEGAAVAWTASMLLDTALAAVQVRRTTHVKLPWRPAVRVLAALTVCVAAPQLLVASVLGQTTPALAVGIAAGGVAFGAYLVLDRRHLKLDQVRARA
- a CDS encoding acyltransferase: MRELSGVRRVAAESVFALRRAWYRTRYPSLTLGKDVRIVGRLRVRGGTKVVLGDRVRVRKLVRFNGGGVVHVGPDTLLNGCWIMASTSVEIGARCLLSDGGILDTDYHNLDPETRHDPPTDRTRAPVVLEDNVWLGTASLVLKGTRVGCDSVVAAGAVVR
- a CDS encoding sulfotransferase domain-containing protein, yielding MAALSAIKDRSPRWLKDSANVTTRAYARATVGQRPAPDFLIIGTKRGGTTSLFNYLLMHPGALGLFPQSRGKKSTDYFFKELDRGPEWYRSHFHTEAHRERMQRRLGHRPISGEASPYYLWDHRVAGEVHAIAPEVKAIALLRDPVERAWSHYHERRKNGVEPLSFVDALAAEPTRLEGELERMAADRTYYSEAHDWYTYRSRGIYLPSLENWWSTFGREQLLVLRSEDLYADVQGTFDTVCEFLGLPQHRLPDTKAFNGIAPSAIDDDAVRAELAEFYAPHNAALEAALGRSMGWTAP
- a CDS encoding class I SAM-dependent methyltransferase — translated: MDDRQKLENYFAEVDASQVRLKSTKPSDSKLRVAAKRLVPMSRRSAARMAVTNAVRPFERRKAERIEATTHPLRLHLGSGGEHKDGWINIDCVGDPVELAWNLVHGIPFSDGSAQAIFHEHLFEHIPLQAGLGLMDECFRVLEPGGILRVGVPDAGALIRSYVGDGEYVDALHPGRPTRLLGVQELFYWHAHVTMYDDETLATVFRAGGFPDPVKRKYQDTDLEKAPDTPTRASQTLYMEARKPLS
- a CDS encoding fibrinogen-like YCDxxxxGGGW domain-containing protein; its protein translation is MFTVKRAVAAVLTVVVPLAAVPWISGSTAVAATPIASAVIGTSVDTAAGSCWEVKQKRPSAANGSYWLLTPAMSKPAQFYCDMTTDGGGWVLVGKGREGWTTDYLGTGDAAELQSPTTVPMSSATHQLPSPVIDQLLNNKRVDQLSEGVRVRRATNRDGTSWQEARMRFSRKGRWTWTFGAEHPLAGWQLGTSIGFSGTTPTFGIGQSLSRMVNTTDSSKRFMIGFGYGTQVAGYTDPSSHLWAATNGAGGALPYAQVYLRPRVTSTDAGFTAIPDSGTPRIEQPEGVDSNALPSSWGVSGLKGNTASEGNVEVQAFTQSGSRMYVGGNFRYVQRDAAGSGQVEQSFLAAFDLATGEWDPSFRPVLNEQVNALATLPDGSVVAGGSFSEANGAPATAIVALDPLTGATKQGWNLKLENRITGGVLRVRSLDVTNGKLYIGGALTHMSGGQYPNRAIYTKNAGRVDAATATPSADWNPEFNGTVIAMDGSDDAARLYAAGHFSTSKTSAALRVAAVLTDDGAPLATPAWTPTWSSTGANYQQAIRQVGDKVFSGGSEHALFQYDTSTFSRLSGNITKQGGDFQSADSDGELLLAGCHCGQWTYSNAYTWSSIGTGWTEADAIRWVGAWDASTGAYVPSFNPSFTLRLDSGIWAVKTDTAGNFWVGGDIVNVRTANGRAFSGGFARFRRSDSTAPDAPSGLTVADGTADTATLTWNPVTDPAGGVRYELLRDDRTVAFTTEAGTQLTVPRVVGGRYFVRAVDRKGNVSASSPVLVMPAEVPNQAPVAAFASTTKDLTVDLDASTSTDDRGVTSYAWTFGDGESGTGATTSHTYAAGGSHEVTLTVTDAQGLTSSVSRTVEVKAPDPQVIALGSAWHWYYQAAAPAATWRNHDFDDAAWSSGNGTFGWGAPTVATRIDAAFASETDRPVTAYFRKSFQVDDPSRVVSLRLDTVADDGAVVHVNGVEVARQNMGTGVVGHTTYAQTARRYTAAAADPLVVEVPLGLLRAGTNVVAVETHVNYRRTPDLTFDLKATLVAR
- a CDS encoding O-antigen ligase family protein produces the protein MSTVVSQPSGADAAVPTRPLPAWPLLWLFGPFLLWWALGLSDSMWIPAAGVMAYQLVSRGHVQAPRGFGVWLLLMVWITFATLRVASGGDLIGGLYRLALYYSLTVIFLYVYNARTTLTVRRVTGILTLWFITLVIGGYLGIFFPAAEFTTPMSKVIPGGLLQNPMIHDMVVRPLSQFDDGYNQFEPRPNVPFLYTNNWGNVYSMLLPLVAVYMLEVRGTRRYWYVLALFPISAVPALLTLNRGMFLGIGLTIVYVAVRLALQRHYKAIVGVLGLGLVGLVLYNVLPVAERMNNRLPPEGNSTTTRLSLYEQALALVPGSPIFGYGAPQPPANPFEAPVGTQGYIWMLLVSFGPMAVVLFVAFFLVALSKVFRRHDALGMALSSVLMVGLVEHVYYGLLPHGLAVMLPVAALAFRGEEEIAPPTGQGAVQPIERPSAASSAAL